In [Mycobacterium] stephanolepidis, the genomic window GGTCTTCGCGACGGCCTTGGCCTCGTCGAGCAGGCTCTCGGTGGCGACCACGCGCGACACCAGACCACTGCGCTCGGCCTCGGCGGCGTCCATGTTGCGCCCGGTGAGGATCATGTCCATGGCCTTCGCCTTGCCGATGGCGCGGGTGAGCCGCTGTGACCCGCCCATGCCCGGCAGTACGCCGAGTTTGATCTCGGGCTGTCCGAACTTGGCGTTCTCGGCGGCGATGATCAGGTCGCACATCATGGCCAGCTCACATCCGCCGCCGAGGGCGTATCCGCTGACCGCGGCGATCGTCGGGGTGCGCACGGCGCCCAACTTTCCCCAGGCGGCGAAGAAGTCGGAGCCGAACATGTCGCTGAACGACTGGTCGGCCATCTCCTTGATATCGGCACCCGCTGCGAATGCCTTCTCGCTGCCGGTGATGATGATCGCCCCGATGCCGTGATCGGCGTCGAATTCGGCTGCGGCGGTGGTGACCTCATTCATCACCTGCGAGTTCAGCGCGTTGAGCGCCTTGGGCCGGTTCAGGGTGATGACGGCGACGCGGTCGATCCGCTCGGTGAGGATGGTTTCGAAAGTCATGACGCTCCTTGAATTCGCGTGAAGATCGCCGAGAAGTCTAGGCCCGAGCCGCCCGAGGTATTGAAGTCGTCGTAGATATGGGCGGCCGCAAGGCCAAGCTGCGCATCAACTCCGTTGGTGCGCACCGCATTGGCGGCCAGCCCCAAGTCCTTGGCCATCAACGCGACCGCGAAGCCGGGTGTGTAGTCGCGATTGGCCGGGCTGGTGGGCACCGGCCCGGGGACCGGACAGTTCGACGTCAGTGCCCAGCACTGCCCCGAGGCGTTGGCCGCGACATCGAAAAGCGCCTGATGACTCAGACCGAGCTTCTCGCCCAGCGCAAATGCCTCGCTGATCGCGATCATCGAAATCCCGAGGATCATGTTGTTGCAGATCTTCGCGGCCTGCCCCACGCCGGGGCCGCCGCAATGCACGACGCGCTTGCCCATGGCGGTCAGAATCGGCTCGGCGTCGGCGAATACGGCGTCATCGGCACCCACCATGAATGTCAACGTCGCCGCGGTGGCGCCGGGTACGCCGCCGGAAACCGGAGCGTCGGCGAAGCGATGGC contains:
- a CDS encoding enoyl-CoA hydratase is translated as MTFETILTERIDRVAVITLNRPKALNALNSQVMNEVTTAAAEFDADHGIGAIIITGSEKAFAAGADIKEMADQSFSDMFGSDFFAAWGKLGAVRTPTIAAVSGYALGGGCELAMMCDLIIAAENAKFGQPEIKLGVLPGMGGSQRLTRAIGKAKAMDMILTGRNMDAAEAERSGLVSRVVATESLLDEAKAVAKTISEMSLSASMMAKEAVNRAFESSLTEGLLFERRIFHSAFGTADQSEGMAAFVEKRPANFSHR
- the mmsB gene encoding 3-hydroxyisobutyrate dehydrogenase encodes the protein MTNIAFIGLGHMGLPMAVNLTKAGHAVAAFDLSEQARAAATEAGVPLAESGAAAATNAEVVITMLPKGEHVLAAYQELLPAARPGTLFIDSSTVDVADARAAHDAATAAGHRFADAPVSGGVPGATAATLTFMVGADDAVFADAEPILTAMGKRVVHCGGPGVGQAAKICNNMILGISMIAISEAFALGEKLGLSHQALFDVAANASGQCWALTSNCPVPGPVPTSPANRDYTPGFAVALMAKDLGLAANAVRTNGVDAQLGLAAAHIYDDFNTSGGSGLDFSAIFTRIQGAS